The Kitasatospora sp. NBC_00374 genome has a segment encoding these proteins:
- a CDS encoding chitinase: MRTPRRTAVRHGRRAVAAGTAWAVAAAGAVALSFGLAGSASAGEFLVNGGFESGSLAPWSCTAGTGSVVTGQARTGGYALAGAASASDNAQCTQTVAVQPNTAYTLSAYVKGAYVYLGVNGGTSTWTPGTGGAYQKLSVGFTTAAGQTSATVYTHGWYGQGTYYADDVSLDGPGAPTNPPTTQPPTSQPPTSQPPTSQPPTSQPPTSQPPTSQPPTTQPPGGGLPTHALVGYLHASFANGAGYTRMADVPDSWDVINLSFGEPTSVTSGDIRFNRCPVSECPSVESDADFKAAIAAKQAQGKKVLISIGGQNGQVQLTTTAARDAFVGSVSAIIDRWGLNGLDIDFEGHSLSLGTGDTDFRNPTSPVIVNLISALKTLKARYGQNFVLTMAPETFFVQLGYQYYGSGPWGGQDPRAGAYLPVIYAMRGDLTLLHVQDYNSGSIMGLDNQYHSMGGADFHVAMTDMLLKGFPVAGNTANMFPALAPSQLAIGMPATTNAGNGYVAPAEVNKALDCLTRTVDCGGYVPRSGAQPGLRGLMTWSINWDRFGGREFSRNFDGYFG; the protein is encoded by the coding sequence ATGCGTACTCCCCGAAGAACAGCCGTCCGTCACGGCCGCCGGGCGGTCGCCGCCGGCACCGCCTGGGCCGTCGCGGCGGCCGGCGCCGTCGCCCTCAGCTTCGGCCTGGCCGGCTCCGCCAGCGCCGGCGAGTTCCTGGTCAACGGCGGTTTCGAGAGCGGTTCGCTCGCCCCCTGGAGCTGCACCGCAGGCACCGGCAGCGTGGTCACCGGCCAGGCCCGCACCGGCGGTTACGCCCTGGCCGGCGCCGCCTCGGCGAGCGACAACGCGCAGTGCACCCAGACCGTCGCGGTGCAGCCCAACACCGCCTACACGCTGAGCGCCTACGTCAAGGGCGCGTACGTCTACCTGGGCGTCAACGGCGGCACCAGCACCTGGACCCCGGGCACCGGCGGCGCCTACCAGAAGCTCTCGGTCGGCTTCACCACGGCGGCCGGCCAGACCAGTGCCACCGTGTACACCCACGGCTGGTACGGCCAGGGCACCTACTACGCGGACGACGTCTCGCTGGACGGCCCGGGGGCTCCCACCAACCCGCCGACCACTCAGCCGCCGACGTCCCAGCCGCCGACCAGCCAGCCGCCCACCTCCCAGCCGCCCACGTCGCAGCCGCCCACCTCCCAGCCGCCGACGTCACAGCCGCCGACCACCCAGCCGCCCGGCGGCGGGCTGCCGACCCACGCGCTGGTCGGCTACCTGCACGCCAGCTTCGCGAACGGCGCCGGGTACACGAGGATGGCCGACGTCCCGGACTCCTGGGACGTGATCAACCTGTCCTTCGGCGAGCCGACCTCGGTCACCTCCGGCGACATCCGGTTCAACCGCTGCCCGGTGAGCGAGTGCCCCTCGGTGGAGTCGGACGCCGACTTCAAGGCGGCGATCGCGGCCAAGCAGGCCCAGGGCAAGAAGGTGCTGATCTCGATCGGCGGCCAGAACGGCCAGGTCCAGCTGACCACCACCGCGGCCCGGGACGCCTTCGTCGGCTCGGTCTCCGCGATCATCGACCGGTGGGGGCTGAACGGCCTCGACATCGACTTCGAGGGCCACTCGCTGTCGCTCGGCACCGGTGACACCGACTTCAGGAACCCGACCTCCCCGGTGATCGTCAACCTGATCTCGGCGCTGAAGACCCTGAAGGCCAGGTACGGCCAGAACTTCGTGCTGACCATGGCCCCGGAGACCTTCTTCGTCCAGCTCGGCTACCAGTACTACGGCTCGGGCCCCTGGGGCGGCCAGGACCCGCGGGCCGGCGCGTACCTGCCGGTGATCTACGCGATGCGCGGCGACCTCACCCTGCTGCACGTCCAGGACTACAACTCGGGCTCGATCATGGGCCTGGACAACCAGTACCACTCGATGGGCGGCGCCGACTTCCACGTCGCGATGACCGACATGCTGCTCAAGGGCTTCCCGGTGGCGGGCAACACCGCCAACATGTTCCCGGCCCTGGCCCCCTCCCAGCTGGCGATCGGCATGCCGGCCACCACCAACGCCGGCAACGGCTACGTCGCCCCGGCGGAGGTGAACAAGGCACTGGACTGCCTCACCAGGACGGTCGACTGCGGCGGCTACGTCCCGCGCAGCGGCGCCCAGCCGGGCCTGCGCGGCCTGATGACCTGGTCGATCAACTGGGACCGGTTCGGCGGCCGGGAGTTCTCCCGGAACTTCGACGGCTACTTCGGCTGA
- a CDS encoding acyl carrier protein, producing MSESIPTIELLRSLPRSERREALESLVVAEFKASLLMDEDEYLPTDESYFQLGFTSLRIVEVKTRLEERLGIAVSTTALFNSPTIDQLLDHLTGDLLDDLFDGLPAGSGAF from the coding sequence ATGAGTGAATCCATACCGACCATCGAGCTGCTCCGGTCACTGCCCCGGTCCGAGCGCCGGGAGGCCCTGGAATCCCTCGTGGTGGCGGAATTCAAGGCCAGCCTGCTGATGGACGAGGACGAGTACCTGCCGACCGACGAGAGCTATTTCCAGCTGGGCTTCACCTCGCTGCGCATCGTCGAGGTGAAGACCCGGCTGGAGGAGCGGTTGGGCATCGCGGTCAGCACCACCGCCCTGTTCAACAGCCCGACGATCGACCAGCTCCTGGACCATCTGACGGGCGATCTGCTCGACGACCTGTTCGACGGGCTTCCGGCCGGGTCCGGGGCGTTCTAG